CTGGTGAACAATGCGGCGATCGGCGGGGCGGAGCGCACGGTCGCGAAAAGCACCGTCGCAGGGTGGGAAGAGACCGTCGCCATCGACCTGCACAGCGTTTTCTACTGCACCAAGGCGGTTCTTCCGGCGATGCAGGATCGGCAGCGCGGCTCGATCGTGATGGTGGCTTCGGTCAACGGGCTGACGACGCTCGGCTCACCCGCCTACAGCGCATCCAAGGCCGCGATGCTGAGCTTCACCAAGTCGGTCGCCGTCGAATATGGCCGCCACGGCATAAGGGCAAACGCCGTCTGTCCCGGAACGATCCGCACGCCGATCTGGCAGCAGCGCCTCGACGGCAACCCGCATTTGTTCGAACAATTGGCGAAATGGTACCCGCTCGGGCGCATCGCCGAACCGATCGAAGTCGCCAGGGCGGTGGCCTTCCTCGCAAGCGAGGATGCCAGCTTCATCACCGGCGCGATCCTCAATGTCGACGGCGGCCTCATGGCCGGCAACGCCGTCATGGCCTCCGAACTGACTGTCGAGAAGTACTGAGCCGAGTTGCCCGCCGCAGGCCGCCGAGGGAAATGGCAATGCAGAAGCCGATCGTCATCAAGTGCGGAACCCTCATAGACGGCGAGGCCGACAAGCCTTCCCACGACGTCTCGATCCTGGTCGAGGACG
This region of Chelativorans sp. AA-79 genomic DNA includes:
- a CDS encoding SDR family oxidoreductase; translation: MSDFKGSIVLITGASGGLGRALCGHFADLGAKIIALDRDARVHDLAGAECAVVDVSDPEAVAETIRKLTERTGPVDVLVNNAAIGGAERTVAKSTVAGWEETVAIDLHSVFYCTKAVLPAMQDRQRGSIVMVASVNGLTTLGSPAYSASKAAMLSFTKSVAVEYGRHGIRANAVCPGTIRTPIWQQRLDGNPHLFEQLAKWYPLGRIAEPIEVARAVAFLASEDASFITGAILNVDGGLMAGNAVMASELTVEKY